A region from the Vanacampus margaritifer isolate UIUO_Vmar chromosome 5, RoL_Vmar_1.0, whole genome shotgun sequence genome encodes:
- the atg16l2 gene encoding ATG16 autophagy related 16-like 2 — protein sequence MKPLGGDDWKAHVVLHLRRRDREQHHRFRQLVGAYSRLLDKSSVTDWILSSGRRASCAAVSPPPSSSSSWSSSCVQLKKTTGELAYQVVERQQHVKIQDNLLDEQRDRLLQGERGVAAARDLRQQLRFGVERLEAENGLLKSKYDALMERQRRAERRLRDEKLRGSGLLEDVVTLKRQAAARLNQRNHRRSRVQDVNLQKDLQTAATSKLNVDSSLAVPNCRCFPPKKTFADKSQVRLSSSVPASESSPRILASIRELFQRRRGQSLCGSEEEEEELACRVRVPTMARVPSRALHVLEAHEQAVNTAAFCSSSALLASAGTDRVVKVWEVRAGALRHQTTLDGSTEGLTCVQFDPTGQKILAGSYDKSALLWCLDQPVAKLTLTGHGRKVTAARFSRHQVVTGSADGTVRIWDLQRAACVHSAHASSFCSDVVCSENVAISGHFDGKIRLWDTRLSSCVHCLPAQGKVTSLDLSADGRHLLSCCRDDGLQLLDVRRWSDRSATFRADGFKCASDSTKVAISPDACLVAAGSADGAVYVWNVSAGNLETRLADKHSASVSAVCWSSSGEYAASVDKRGRAVLWSDL from the exons ATTCTCGCCTGCTGGACAAAAGCAGCGTGACCGACTGGATCCTCAGCAGCGGAAGACGTGCGAGCTGCGCCGCCGTCTCGCCGCCgccatcgtcgtcgtcgtcgtggtCGTCGTCGTGTGTGCAGCTCAAGAAGACAACTGGAGAG TTGGCGTATCAAGTGGTGGAGAGGCAGCAGCACGTGAAAATCCAAGACAACCTTTTGGATGAGCAGCGGGACAG GCTGCTGCAGGGCGAGCGCGGCGTGGCGGCCGCGCGTGACCTCCGGCAGCAGCTGCGCTTTGGGGTGGAGCGGCTTGAAGCGGAGAACGGCCTGCTGAAGAGCAAGTACGACGCGCTGATGGAGCGGCAGAGGCGGGCCGAGCGCCGTCTCCGGGACGAGAAGCTCCGAGGCAGCGGCCTGCTGGAGGACGTCGTCACGCTCAAGCGGCAGGCGGCCGCGCGGCTCAACCAGCGCAACCACAGACGCTCCAG AGTTCAAGACGTCAACCTGCAGAAAGATCTGCAGACCGCCGCCACCTCCAAGCTCAACGTCGACAG CTCATTGGCCGTCCCCAACTGCAGATGTTTCCCGCCGAAGAAAACGTTTGCGGACAAAAGTCAAGTGCGCCTCTCCAG TTCTGTTCCAGCGTCAGAAAGCTCTCCGAGGATCCTGGCCTCCATCCGAGAACTCTTCCA GAGGAGGCGGGGCCAATCCCTGTGCGGctcagaagaggaggaggaggagcttgcGTGTCGCGTCAGAGTCCCCACGATGGCCAGGGTTCCCAGCCGGGCCCTCCACGTCCTG GAAGCTCACGAGCAAGCCGTCAACACGGCGGCGTTCTGCTCCAGCTCCGCCCTGCTGGCCAGCGCCGGAACCGACAGAGTGGTCAAAGTGTGGGAGGTCCGAGCAG GTGCCCTCAGACACCAGACCACCCTGGACGGGAGCACGGAGGGTCTGACCTGCGTCCAGTTTGACCCCACG GGTCAAAAAATTCTGGCGGGCTCGTACGACAAATCGGCTTTGTTGTGGTGTTTGGACCAACCCGTTGCCAAG cTGACCCTGACGGGCCACGGCAGGAAGGTGACGGCGGCTCGCTTCAGTCGTCATCAGGTGGTGACGGGAAGCGCCGACGGGACCGTCAGGATTTGGGACCTTCAACGAGCCGCCT GCGTCCACTCGGCCCACGCGTCGTCCTTCTGCAGCGACGTGGTCTGCTCGGAAAACGTGGCCATCAGCGGACATTTTGACGGCAAGATCCGATTGTGGGACACCAG gcTGTCCAGCTGCGTCCACTGCCTGCCGGCGCAGGGCAAAGTCACGTCTTTGGACCTCAGCGCCGACGGCCGCCATCTGCTCAGCTGTTGCCGTGACGACGGCCTGCAGCTGCTCGACGTCCGCAGGTGGAGCGACCGCAGCGCCACCTTCAG GGCGGACGGCTTCAAATGCGCCAGCGACAGCACCAAAGTGGCCATCAG TCCCGACGCTTGCTTGGTGGCGGCGGGATCGGCAGACGGCGCCGTCTACGTTTGGAACGTCTCCGCCGGAAACCTGGAGACGCGACTGGCTGACAAGCACAG CGCGTCCGTCAGCGCCGTCTGCTGGTCGTCGTCCGGCGAGTACGCGGCCAGCGTGGACAAAAGGGGGCGGGCCGTCCTCTGGAGCGACCTCTGA